Sequence from the Christiangramia fulva genome:
TTAACCAGAAAAATTTCCGAATTCAATAACCTTCAGGAAAGAAATGAAGAGCAGAAAGCTGAAGTTGAAAAACTCCAGGAGAAGTTCACTAAAGAATTCGAAAATCTGGCCAACAAGATCCTTGATCAAAAATCGGAGAAATTCACCAGTCTTAATAAACAGAATATTGAAAACATCCTGGATCCGCTTCAGAAGAAAATAAAGGATTTTGAAGAGAAAGTGAACTTGACAAACACCGAATCTATAAAAAGGCACGCTGAACTTGGCGAAAAACTGAAATTCCTGAATGAGCAGAATGTCAAGATCAGTGAAGAAGCGAATAATCTTACCAAAGCTCTGAAAGGCGACACCAAAATGCAGGGAAATTGGGGCGAAATGGTGCTGGAACGTGTACTGGAAAGAAGCGGACTCCAGAAAGACAGCGAATATTTCGTTCAGCAAAGTTTTAATACAGAAGAAGGAAAACGTGTCATGCCCGATGTGATCATACATCTTCCGGGTGACAAAAAGATGGTAGTTGACTCAAAAGTTTCCCTAAATGCCTATGAAAGATATTGTAATGAAACTGAGGAAGATGAAAAGAAAAAGCATCTTAAAAATCATCTGATTTCGGTTAGGAATCGCATTAGTGAACTCAGCAACAAGAATTACCATTCCCTTTACCAGATGGAAAGTCCAGATTTTGTACTGCTTTTCATACCTATAGAAGCCGCTTTTGCCGTGGCTTCGAACGAACATCCTAACCTCTATAACGAAGCATTTCAGAAAAATATCATAATTGTAACCCCTACTACTCTATTAGCTGTTTTAAAAACAATTGACAGCATGTGGCAAAACGAAAAACAAAAGCAGAACGCCATTGAAATAGCAACTCAAGCAGGAAGGTTATATGATACTTTTACAAATTTTACTGAAGATCTTATTAAAATTGGAAAACAGATCGGGACCGTTCAGAATACCTATGAAGGGGCTATGAAGAAAATTTCTACTGGCAGAGGTAATTTAGTTAGTCGGGTTGAAAAACTTAAAAAACTGGGAGCAACAGCCAGTAAACATTTAGATAAAAACCTTTTAAAACGAGCTGAAATTGATGAAGATGAAGAAGAAGACGAAGAAACCGAAAACAAAACTTTAGACCTTCGATGAAAAAAAATTACATTCTAATAAACCTGCTATTTTTCATTGCATTTACTTTAAATGCTCAGGAAGTTTATTTCCCTCCAAATGGTGAGTGGCAGGAAAAACAGGCTTCAAATTATCACCTTGACTTTAATGAAGCGGTAGAATTTGCAAAAAAGAATGAATATTCCGAATCCCGTGACCTGCGCCAGGCGATATTAAAAGGTTTCCAGAGTGAACCTTACCACAAACTGCTTGGACCCACCAAAAGAAGAGGTGGTCCTGCAGGCGTCATTCTTAAAAATGGATATATTGTAGCAAAATGGGGTGATATTGAGAGGGTGGACATGACATTTAGCGTCACTAAGAGCTTTCTTTCTACAACTGCCCTAATTGCCAAACAGGAAGATCTTATAGACAGTTTTGATGATAAAGTAGAAAATTATCTTTGGGACGGCACCTTTGATGGGCCACATAACAGCAAAATAACCTGGGAACATCTGCTTCAGCAAAATTCAGATTGGAGTGGGGAGCTATGGGATTCTTTTGACTGGGCAGATCGTCCGCCTCAGGATCAGAATATCGATCAGTGGCGTTCCCGGGAACTTCATGAACCCGGTACTTATTTTAAATATAATGATGTTCGGGTGAACGTTTTAGCTTACTCATTACTAAATGTTTTTCGAGAACCGCTTCCGAAGATCCTGAAAAAGAACATTATGGATCCCATAGGCGCTTCAACTACCTGGAGATGGTATGGGTATGAAAACTCCTGGACGACCATTGACGGACTTAAAATGCAATCGGTTAGCGGCGGTGGACATTCCGGAGGCGGAATGTTTATCAGCACTAAAGATATGGCCAGGTTCGGACTTCTGTTTATGAAATGGAAGAATGAGCAGCTGCTCTCTTCCGAACTGATTCATCAGGCCGTGCAATCTTCCTCAGCAAATCCTGATTATGGCTATATGTGGTGGCTAAATAAGGATGCAAGCATGAAAAATTTGGGACAGGACGTCTTTTATGCAGCCGGGTTTGGCGGAAATTTCATTGTGGTTGATCAAAAAAATAACCTTGTAATAGTAATCCGGTGGCTGGAGCCTTCAAAATTTGAAGAATTCCTGAACCTGGTTTATAAAAACACTTAATGAAAAAGATACTTTTTTACATACTCGGCGGAATTCTGGTGATCTGGCTTTTCAGCTATGCGTTTATTTATTTTGTGCCTTACAGCGAAGGAACAAGAAGCGGTGAACTGATCAAGTTCAGTAGAAAAGGAGTGATTTCTAAAACATGGGAAGGTGAAATAAGCCAGGGAATCAGCGGAGCCCAGATCTTTCAGTTTTCGGTAATGAAAGGCAATGAGGAGGTTGTAAAAAAATTGAAAGAATATGAAGGCGGATATGTGCGTTTAACCTATGTGGAGCGGTTTTCTACATTCTTTTTCTGGGGTGATACCAAATATTTTATTAAAGACGTGGAGAAAATTCAGAGTCCGCATTTTAGCAAGTAATTATGCAAAAAAAATATAAAACTGTGGGAGAAAGCCGGGTGACGATTTCAGAACTCATGCTTCCCTCCCATTCTAATTTCAACGGAAAAATTCACGGTGGCTATGTGTTATCACTATTAGACCAGATAGCTTTTGCCTGTGCTTCTAAACATTCCGGCGCGTACTGCGTGACAGCAAGCGTTGATACGGTTGATTTTTTAAAACCTATTGAAATAGGAGAACTGGTCACCATGAAAGCCTCGGTGAACTATACCGGCCATAGCTCTATGGTTATAGGGATTCGAGTGGAAGCCGAAAACATACAAACCGGAGCAAAAAAACATTGCAATTCTTCATATTTTACAATGGTTGCGAAGGATGCCAAGGGAAAATCGGTTGATATTCCGGGCCTAATTCTGAAAAATGATAATGACATCAGGCGATTTGTAAAAAGTATTGAGCGCAGAAAGGTGAAATTGAGTAAAAATGAAGAATTTCATGAAACCGATTTTACCAAAGAAGAATATCTTCACATTCTGGAAGATCAAAAAGTTCAAATTCAAACGGGGTCTTGAAGGCGAACGCTTTTATAATTGCCATTTTTGCAAGCATCGGGATCGCTTATTTTTTCCCGGAAGGGACCCAAATACTCCCTCTTAAAACGATTATCGACATCGGGATCGGGTTAATCTTCTTTTTCTATGGCCTTAAACTCGCCCCATCTGAATTTAAAAGCGGTTTAAAGAATTATAAAGTTCATTTCATCATTCACATTACCACTTTTATCATTTTCCCGTTGCTATGCCTCGCCTGCATTCCTGTTTTTGACAAAGGAACAGGATCTGATCTCTGGATTGCCTTGTTTTTCCTGGGAACGCTACCCTCAACGGTATCTTCTTCGGTAGTTATGGTTTCTATTGCTAAAGGAAACATTCCTGCTGCTATTTTTAACGCCAGCCTTTCAGGAATTATTGGGATTTTCGCCACTCCGCTATGGCTTGGAGCCATATTAGGCAAAACAGCTGACTTTGATTTCGCGACTGTTTTATGGAAATTATTCCTTCATATAATCTTACCCTTATTAATAGGAATTTTTCTCCAGCGATACTTCGGAAAATGGGCAAGGAAACACAGCAAAAAACTTGGCCTGTTCGACAAGGGAACTATTTTATTGATCATCTATTCCAGCTTCAGCACTTCTTTTACTTCAAATCTTTTTGACCGTATTCAGCTGGAAGGTCTTATAAAAATGATCGTTTTATTAATGATTTTATTCTTTGTAGTATTCTTTGGCCTCGCATTTGTTTCCAGACAGTTCGGTCTAAAAAGAGATGAAAAGATCACTGCCCAATTCTGCGGAACAAAAAAGTCACTGGTTCATGGTTCGGTAATGGTGAAAGTGATCTTCGGAAATGCCGCGAATTCAGGATTGTTATTGCTACCAGTTATGCTTTATCATTCCACTCAGTTAATACTTATTGCATGGTTTGCTGAAAAATATGCAAAACAAAAAGAAGAATCAGGGAGTTAAATAAGGGGCAATCTGGATAATTTCAATTGAAAATAATATCCAGCCGGCAATAAGAAGAAGCCCTCCCAGTGGCGTAACAGGCCCTAAAACTTTCATACTTTTTCCTCTTGAAGAGAGCCATGTAAGCAG
This genomic interval carries:
- a CDS encoding 6-phosphogluconate dehydrogenase, translating into MKKILFYILGGILVIWLFSYAFIYFVPYSEGTRSGELIKFSRKGVISKTWEGEISQGISGAQIFQFSVMKGNEEVVKKLKEYEGGYVRLTYVERFSTFFFWGDTKYFIKDVEKIQSPHFSK
- a CDS encoding acyl-CoA thioesterase; translation: MQKKYKTVGESRVTISELMLPSHSNFNGKIHGGYVLSLLDQIAFACASKHSGAYCVTASVDTVDFLKPIEIGELVTMKASVNYTGHSSMVIGIRVEAENIQTGAKKHCNSSYFTMVAKDAKGKSVDIPGLILKNDNDIRRFVKSIERRKVKLSKNEEFHETDFTKEEYLHILEDQKVQIQTGS
- a CDS encoding bile acid:sodium symporter family protein, with translation MKANAFIIAIFASIGIAYFFPEGTQILPLKTIIDIGIGLIFFFYGLKLAPSEFKSGLKNYKVHFIIHITTFIIFPLLCLACIPVFDKGTGSDLWIALFFLGTLPSTVSSSVVMVSIAKGNIPAAIFNASLSGIIGIFATPLWLGAILGKTADFDFATVLWKLFLHIILPLLIGIFLQRYFGKWARKHSKKLGLFDKGTILLIIYSSFSTSFTSNLFDRIQLEGLIKMIVLLMILFFVVFFGLAFVSRQFGLKRDEKITAQFCGTKKSLVHGSVMVKVIFGNAANSGLLLLPVMLYHSTQLILIAWFAEKYAKQKEESGS
- the rmuC gene encoding DNA recombination protein RmuC yields the protein MNDYLLFLIIFLIALGVGIYLGRLISGLKSKGETGRLEEKNNQLSLHIEELKRQSINDLDNHKKELEEAKKESKAQIEKIETTLEELRREKDNLNVQLTRKISEFNNLQERNEEQKAEVEKLQEKFTKEFENLANKILDQKSEKFTSLNKQNIENILDPLQKKIKDFEEKVNLTNTESIKRHAELGEKLKFLNEQNVKISEEANNLTKALKGDTKMQGNWGEMVLERVLERSGLQKDSEYFVQQSFNTEEGKRVMPDVIIHLPGDKKMVVDSKVSLNAYERYCNETEEDEKKKHLKNHLISVRNRISELSNKNYHSLYQMESPDFVLLFIPIEAAFAVASNEHPNLYNEAFQKNIIIVTPTTLLAVLKTIDSMWQNEKQKQNAIEIATQAGRLYDTFTNFTEDLIKIGKQIGTVQNTYEGAMKKISTGRGNLVSRVEKLKKLGATASKHLDKNLLKRAEIDEDEEEDEETENKTLDLR
- a CDS encoding serine hydrolase domain-containing protein gives rise to the protein MKKNYILINLLFFIAFTLNAQEVYFPPNGEWQEKQASNYHLDFNEAVEFAKKNEYSESRDLRQAILKGFQSEPYHKLLGPTKRRGGPAGVILKNGYIVAKWGDIERVDMTFSVTKSFLSTTALIAKQEDLIDSFDDKVENYLWDGTFDGPHNSKITWEHLLQQNSDWSGELWDSFDWADRPPQDQNIDQWRSRELHEPGTYFKYNDVRVNVLAYSLLNVFREPLPKILKKNIMDPIGASTTWRWYGYENSWTTIDGLKMQSVSGGGHSGGGMFISTKDMARFGLLFMKWKNEQLLSSELIHQAVQSSSANPDYGYMWWLNKDASMKNLGQDVFYAAGFGGNFIVVDQKNNLVIVIRWLEPSKFEEFLNLVYKNT